One Oscillospiraceae bacterium genomic region harbors:
- a CDS encoding transporter substrate-binding domain-containing protein, producing MKKLFSFGMAAAMTLSLAACGGAASSAAPSEAASEASSEVASSEAAAESTDATGKTWVIATDTVFKPFEYTDASGNFVGIDVDIVAAIAEDQGFDYEMKSLGWDAAIAACQAGQADGMIAGASITDERKASGWTFSDGYYDATQTMTVAEDSDITGFADLNGQTVAVKTGTQGAAYAESLKDEYGFNITYFEDSPTMYQAVLGGQCVACFEDTPIMKASIKDGGLALKVLDDTASDPAPYGFAIFSADSQELLDMFNAGLADIKANGKYDEILAKYLG from the coding sequence ATGAAAAAACTATTTTCTTTCGGCATGGCTGCTGCCATGACCCTCTCTCTGGCTGCCTGTGGCGGCGCTGCTTCCAGCGCTGCACCGTCTGAAGCCGCTTCCGAAGCTTCCTCTGAGGTTGCTTCCAGCGAAGCCGCTGCAGAGTCCACCGATGCCACCGGCAAAACCTGGGTCATCGCTACCGACACCGTCTTTAAGCCCTTTGAGTACACCGATGCCTCCGGCAACTTTGTCGGCATTGATGTTGATATTGTCGCGGCCATCGCCGAGGACCAGGGCTTTGACTACGAGATGAAGAGCCTGGGCTGGGATGCTGCCATCGCTGCCTGCCAAGCTGGCCAGGCCGATGGTATGATCGCTGGCGCTTCCATCACCGATGAACGCAAGGCCTCCGGCTGGACTTTCTCTGACGGCTACTACGATGCCACCCAGACCATGACCGTGGCGGAGGACTCCGACATTACCGGCTTTGCTGACCTGAACGGCCAAACCGTTGCGGTCAAGACTGGCACCCAGGGCGCTGCTTATGCCGAAAGCCTGAAGGACGAGTACGGCTTCAACATCACCTACTTTGAGGATTCCCCCACGATGTACCAGGCTGTTCTGGGCGGCCAGTGCGTGGCTTGCTTCGAGGATACCCCCATCATGAAGGCTTCCATCAAGGACGGCGGCCTGGCCCTGAAGGTTTTGGACGATACCGCCAGTGACCCCGCCCCCTACGGTTTTGCGATCTTCAGCGCAGACAGCCAGGAATTGCTGGATATGTTCAACGCTGGTCTGGCCGATATCAAGGCCAACGGCAAGTATGACGAGATCCTGGCCAAGTACCTGGGCTAA
- a CDS encoding amino acid ABC transporter permease: protein MARIITNYGGLLLSAMGQTLLLALCGLFFACILGLVFGILSVLKNRACNILATVFVDIIRGVPMIVLAFYVYFAVPMLLNNILHLNTMLGMKGQITFSALQAGTICLALNCGAYMAEIIRAGIESVDKGQMEAARSLGLPYWRAMYRVVLPQAIRTMIPSIINQFIITLKDTSILSVIGFPELVNTAKNVVANTMSAFQVWTIVAVMYLVVITLLSRLAKKVERRLNRGRQ from the coding sequence TTGGCCAGAATCATTACCAACTATGGCGGACTGCTGCTGTCGGCAATGGGGCAAACCCTGCTGCTGGCGCTGTGCGGTCTGTTCTTTGCCTGTATTCTGGGCTTGGTGTTCGGCATTTTAAGCGTGCTGAAAAACCGGGCCTGCAACATTCTTGCCACCGTGTTTGTGGATATCATCCGCGGTGTGCCAATGATCGTGTTGGCGTTTTATGTATATTTTGCCGTGCCGATGCTGCTGAACAATATCCTGCACCTGAATACGATGCTGGGCATGAAAGGGCAGATCACTTTCTCGGCGCTACAGGCGGGCACCATCTGTCTGGCGCTGAACTGCGGCGCTTATATGGCAGAGATCATCCGTGCCGGTATTGAAAGTGTGGATAAAGGGCAGATGGAGGCAGCCCGCAGCCTGGGCCTGCCCTATTGGCGCGCCATGTACCGCGTGGTGCTGCCGCAGGCGATCCGTACGATGATTCCCTCGATCATAAACCAGTTTATCATTACCCTGAAAGACACTTCGATCCTGTCGGTCATCGGTTTCCCCGAACTGGTCAACACCGCCAAAAACGTGGTTGCGAATACGATGAGCGCGTTCCAGGTATGGACGATTGTTGCTGTGATGTACCTGGTGGTCATTACGCTGCTGTCCCGTCTGGCCAAAAAGGTAGAGAGGAGGCTCAACCGTGGGCGTCAATAA
- a CDS encoding amino acid ABC transporter ATP-binding protein: MGVNKNNVKIHVEHLKKNFGKLEVLKDVSTDIYEGEVVVILGPSGSGKSTFLRCLNRLEEITGGEVVVDGHDLTDKKTDLNKVRENVGMVFQHFNLFNNLNVMGNMVLAPVELKKASKAEAKERALHLLDRVGLAEKAEAYPAQLSGGQKQRVAIARALAMNPDIMLFDEPTSALDPEMVGEVLQVMKQLAADGMTMVVVTHEIGFAREVASRVIFMEGGYIVEEGTPEEVIDHPKQPRTIDFLSKVL; the protein is encoded by the coding sequence GTGGGCGTCAATAAAAACAATGTTAAAATTCACGTTGAGCATCTGAAGAAAAACTTCGGCAAACTGGAAGTGCTGAAAGATGTCTCGACCGATATTTATGAGGGTGAGGTCGTGGTCATCCTCGGTCCCTCCGGCAGCGGTAAGTCCACCTTTTTGCGCTGCCTGAACCGGTTGGAAGAGATCACCGGAGGTGAGGTCGTCGTGGACGGCCACGACCTGACCGACAAAAAGACTGACCTGAATAAAGTGCGTGAGAACGTCGGTATGGTGTTCCAGCACTTCAACCTGTTCAACAACCTGAACGTCATGGGCAATATGGTGCTGGCCCCGGTGGAACTGAAAAAGGCATCGAAAGCCGAGGCTAAGGAGCGTGCGCTGCATCTGCTGGACCGCGTGGGGCTGGCCGAAAAGGCCGAAGCCTACCCGGCACAGCTTTCCGGCGGCCAGAAGCAGCGTGTGGCGATCGCCCGTGCGCTGGCGATGAACCCCGACATCATGCTGTTTGACGAGCCGACCTCGGCGCTGGACCCGGAGATGGTCGGCGAGGTTTTGCAGGTTATGAAACAGCTGGCGGCGGACGGCATGACGATGGTCGTCGTCACCCATGAGATCGGCTTTGCCCGCGAGGTAGCCAGCCGTGTGATCTTTATGGAGGGCGGCTACATCGTGGAGGAGGGCACCCCCGAAGAGGTCATCGACCACCCGAAACAACCACGTACCATCGACTTTTTGAGCAAGGTTCTGTAA
- a CDS encoding alpha-hydroxy-acid oxidizing protein, protein MNYAELLQAARGQMGPCRACPVCNGRACGGNIPGPGAKGGGTVAIRNFDAWRNVRLNMDTIHENFTPDTSLQLFGRTFKYPFFAGPVGAMTLHYGDKYNDMDYNAILVPACAAAGIAAFTGDGTNPKVMEGATAAIAANGGFGIPTVKPWDNATVAKKMAMARESGCFALAMDIDAAGLPFLQNLTPPAGSKTVEQLQEIAREAGVPFILKGIMTAKGAEKAVQAGVAGIVVSNHGGRVLDDCPATEEVLPEIVEAVAGRAKVFVDGGIRTGGDVFKALALGADAVLVARPYVTAVYGGGAEGVACLTEKLGAELADTMRLCGAAALKDISRDMVRV, encoded by the coding sequence ATGAATTATGCAGAACTATTGCAGGCCGCCCGCGGGCAGATGGGCCCCTGCCGCGCCTGCCCCGTGTGCAACGGCCGTGCCTGCGGCGGCAACATCCCCGGCCCCGGCGCCAAGGGCGGCGGCACCGTGGCCATCCGCAACTTTGACGCCTGGCGCAATGTGCGGCTGAATATGGACACCATCCACGAGAATTTTACCCCCGATACCAGCTTGCAGCTGTTTGGCCGTACATTTAAATACCCATTTTTTGCCGGGCCGGTGGGCGCGATGACGCTGCACTACGGCGACAAGTACAATGACATGGATTATAATGCCATCCTGGTCCCTGCCTGTGCGGCTGCGGGCATTGCCGCCTTTACCGGCGACGGCACCAACCCCAAGGTGATGGAGGGGGCCACCGCGGCCATTGCGGCCAATGGCGGCTTCGGCATCCCCACGGTCAAGCCCTGGGATAACGCCACCGTTGCAAAGAAAATGGCGATGGCACGCGAGTCCGGCTGCTTTGCGCTGGCCATGGACATTGATGCAGCGGGCTTGCCCTTTTTGCAGAACCTGACCCCGCCGGCGGGCAGCAAGACCGTGGAGCAGCTGCAGGAGATCGCTCGGGAGGCGGGCGTTCCCTTTATTTTGAAGGGCATCATGACCGCCAAGGGCGCCGAAAAGGCAGTGCAGGCCGGTGTGGCGGGCATCGTGGTGTCTAACCACGGCGGCCGCGTGTTGGACGATTGCCCAGCCACCGAGGAAGTGCTGCCGGAGATCGTGGAAGCCGTGGCAGGCCGTGCCAAAGTGTTTGTGGATGGCGGCATCCGCACCGGCGGCGATGTGTTCAAGGCGCTGGCGCTGGGCGCAGATGCCGTGCTGGTTGCCCGCCCCTACGTTACGGCGGTGTATGGCGGCGGTGCCGAGGGCGTTGCCTGCCTGACCGAGAAGCTGGGGGCCGAGCTGGCTGACACCATGCGGCTGTGCGGTGCGGCTGCACTTAAGGATATTTCCCGGGATATGGTACGGGTCTGA
- a CDS encoding transporter substrate-binding domain-containing protein produces the protein MKKLISMALAAGMAVSLAACSGAASSSAPAADSAAASTTEAAADSDLAYIQGKGKMTIGYTVYEPMNYTDADGNFTGFDTELATAVCEKLGVEPDFVEINWDTKIVELDAKSIDCIWNGMTLTDEIQANAACTKAYAKNAQVVVMKSDADYSSTADLVGKTVVAEAGSAGESAIQDDESLSQADYVSKSVQTDCLMEVAAGTADAAVLDLTLATAMIGEGTDYANLAIKDELNAEEYGVAFRKGSDVAEAVNAAFDELKADGTMQKLADKYSLTLAE, from the coding sequence ATGAAAAAACTCATCAGCATGGCGCTGGCTGCCGGTATGGCGGTCAGCCTGGCCGCTTGCAGCGGTGCCGCTTCGTCGTCTGCCCCGGCAGCCGATTCCGCCGCTGCTTCCACCACCGAGGCCGCTGCCGACAGCGATCTGGCCTATATCCAGGGTAAGGGCAAGATGACCATCGGTTACACCGTCTACGAGCCGATGAACTACACCGACGCCGACGGCAACTTTACCGGCTTTGACACCGAGCTGGCCACCGCCGTCTGCGAAAAGCTGGGTGTGGAGCCGGACTTTGTGGAGATCAACTGGGATACCAAGATCGTCGAGCTGGACGCCAAGAGCATCGATTGCATCTGGAACGGCATGACCCTGACCGATGAGATCCAGGCCAACGCCGCCTGCACCAAGGCTTACGCCAAAAATGCGCAGGTCGTCGTGATGAAGTCCGACGCTGACTACAGCTCCACTGCTGACCTGGTGGGCAAGACCGTGGTGGCCGAGGCTGGTTCTGCCGGCGAGAGCGCCATCCAGGATGACGAGAGCCTGTCCCAGGCTGACTACGTGAGCAAGAGCGTCCAGACCGATTGCCTGATGGAAGTAGCCGCCGGCACCGCCGACGCCGCCGTGCTGGATCTGACCCTGGCTACCGCCATGATCGGTGAGGGCACCGATTACGCCAACCTGGCCATCAAGGACGAGCTGAACGCCGAGGAATACGGTGTGGCTTTCCGTAAGGGCAGCGATGTAGCCGAGGCTGTCAACGCTGCGTTTGACGAATTGAAAGCTGACGGTACCATGCAGAAATTGGCTGACAAGTACAGCCTGACCCTGGCCGAGTGA
- a CDS encoding amino acid ABC transporter permease, translating into MGEAAVIWGRLTESFWLNCQLFGLTLLFAIPLGLVVAFGSMSRFAPLRGVVKTFVWAIRGTPLMLQILVIYLGPGLMGFTNPWPSGSSGRLVAAVVAFAINYACYFSEIYRGGIEAVPKGQTEAGQVLGMTRSQIFFKVTLLQVVKRILPPMGNEIITLVKDTSLANVIANKDIIMMAKEYSAKGLIWPLFSTAVFFLIFVGVLTLFFGWLEKRLDYFR; encoded by the coding sequence ATGGGCGAGGCGGCTGTTATTTGGGGACGCCTGACCGAATCTTTCTGGCTGAACTGCCAGCTGTTCGGGCTGACGCTGCTGTTTGCGATCCCGCTGGGCCTGGTGGTGGCGTTCGGCTCGATGAGCCGTTTTGCCCCGCTGCGCGGCGTGGTAAAAACCTTTGTCTGGGCGATCCGCGGCACACCGCTGATGCTGCAGATTCTGGTCATCTACTTAGGCCCCGGCCTGATGGGCTTTACCAACCCGTGGCCATCGGGCAGTAGCGGCCGTTTGGTGGCGGCTGTGGTGGCCTTTGCCATCAACTACGCCTGCTATTTCTCGGAAATTTACCGCGGCGGCATTGAGGCTGTGCCCAAGGGCCAGACCGAGGCCGGGCAGGTGCTGGGCATGACCCGTAGCCAGATCTTTTTCAAGGTCACGCTGCTGCAGGTGGTCAAGCGCATTTTGCCGCCCATGGGCAACGAGATCATCACCCTGGTCAAGGATACCTCCCTGGCCAACGTCATCGCCAACAAGGACATCATCATGATGGCCAAGGAGTACAGTGCCAAGGGCCTGATCTGGCCGCTGTTCTCCACGGCTGTATTCTTCCTGATATTTGTTGGCGTACTGACGCTGTTTTTTGGCTGGCTGGAAAAACGGCTGGACTATTTCCGCTAA
- a CDS encoding amino acid ABC transporter ATP-binding protein, with the protein MALLEVAGIGKSFGSTAVLRDISFDLQKGEALAIIGSSGSGKTTLLRCLNFLETADTGSITVAGETLWSADDARTQSEAVLRKKRLHFGLVFQNFNLFPQYTALQNVMLAGELLAKERPDYKQNRKQIHDELEAHARELLAQMGLSDRAGHYPHQLSGGQQQRVAIARALALQPDILCFDEPTSALDPELTGEVLRVLRDLAEHKTTMIIVTHEMKFARDVADRILFMDGGVVVEQGDAKQVIDHPQEERTRKFLASYGK; encoded by the coding sequence ATGGCATTGTTGGAAGTTGCCGGTATCGGCAAAAGCTTCGGCAGCACCGCCGTGCTGCGGGATATTTCGTTTGACTTGCAAAAAGGTGAGGCGCTGGCCATTATCGGGTCCTCCGGCTCCGGTAAAACAACGTTGCTGCGCTGTTTGAACTTTTTGGAGACTGCCGACACGGGCTCTATCACCGTGGCGGGCGAAACGCTGTGGAGCGCGGACGATGCCCGCACCCAGAGCGAGGCCGTGCTGCGCAAAAAGCGGCTGCACTTCGGACTGGTGTTCCAGAATTTTAACCTTTTTCCGCAATATACAGCGCTGCAAAATGTGATGCTGGCGGGCGAACTGCTGGCGAAAGAGCGCCCGGACTACAAGCAGAACCGCAAGCAGATCCACGACGAGCTGGAAGCGCATGCCCGGGAACTGCTGGCCCAGATGGGGCTTTCCGACCGGGCGGGGCATTACCCGCACCAGCTTTCCGGTGGGCAGCAGCAGCGCGTGGCCATTGCCCGTGCCCTGGCCCTGCAGCCGGACATCCTCTGCTTTGACGAGCCGACCTCGGCCCTCGACCCCGAACTGACGGGCGAGGTGCTGCGGGTCCTGCGCGATCTGGCCGAGCACAAGACCACCATGATCATCGTGACGCATGAGATGAAGTTTGCCCGCGATGTGGCTGACCGCATCCTGTTTATGGATGGCGGTGTGGTGGTGGAACAGGGCGACGCCAAGCAGGTCATCGACCACCCACAGGAGGAACGCACCCGCAAATTTTTGGCCAGTTACGGAAAATAA
- a CDS encoding beta-galactosidase codes for MQLDKLLHGGDYNPEQWLDRPDILAKDVELMEKAHVNVVTLGVFSWSTIEPQEGEFHLDWLADIIHNLYAHGISTILATPSAARPAWLAQKYPEVRRVRGDRVRELYNRRQNHCYTSPIYREKVAIIDRKLAERFGDDPAVILWHIGNEFGGECHCELCQNAFRAWLQKRYGSLDALNKAWNATFWSHNYTEWSQIESPAPHGENAVQGLALDWKRFVSYQSIDFYKWERDCVRELAPKAEFTVNMMYRFNDINYFDFAKEIDVASWDNYPTWHKPTETVEETALDTAMMHDLYYSLKGKPFLMMESSPSFTNWQPVSKQKRPGIAELSALQAVAHGADSVCYFQWRASRGAEEKLHGAVVGHDGREDARPFRETAEVGETLEQLAFVADTRRVKQAAIVHDWENKWALEGSCGPRNCGLGYWKELACHYNALARRGITVDFVNQESDLTGYGLVIVPMQYLLRNKFAQALCDYTAQGGTVVVTYWTGVVDESDLCYLGDTPYGLTDLLGLRREEIDALYDGETCHCAATDDGAMEADGSILCEVAVLNDTDPATPLMLYAEDYYAGCPAVAVHAFGKGQAYYLASRFNADFYNDFYAQVCEKAGLQPAWPEQLPTGVLATRRGDFVFMQNCNDHSVDIDGVELEKYSTRLVQLEPVDEDDES; via the coding sequence ATGCAGTTGGATAAACTTCTCCATGGCGGAGATTATAACCCGGAACAGTGGCTGGACCGCCCGGATATTCTGGCCAAAGATGTGGAACTGATGGAAAAAGCACATGTCAACGTAGTTACGCTGGGCGTGTTCTCCTGGTCCACCATCGAGCCGCAGGAGGGCGAGTTTCACTTGGATTGGCTGGCGGACATCATCCACAACCTGTATGCCCACGGTATCTCCACCATTCTGGCCACGCCCAGCGCCGCACGCCCGGCCTGGCTGGCCCAGAAGTACCCCGAGGTGCGCCGTGTGCGCGGCGACCGCGTGCGCGAACTGTACAACCGCCGCCAGAACCACTGCTACACTTCGCCGATCTACCGCGAAAAAGTGGCCATCATCGACCGCAAACTGGCCGAGCGCTTCGGTGATGACCCGGCCGTGATCCTGTGGCACATCGGCAACGAGTTTGGTGGCGAGTGCCACTGCGAGCTGTGCCAGAACGCTTTCCGCGCCTGGTTGCAGAAGCGTTACGGCAGCCTGGACGCGCTGAACAAAGCCTGGAATGCCACCTTTTGGAGCCACAACTACACCGAATGGAGCCAGATCGAAAGCCCGGCGCCCCATGGAGAGAACGCCGTGCAGGGTCTGGCCCTGGACTGGAAGCGGTTCGTCAGCTACCAGAGCATCGATTTTTACAAGTGGGAGCGCGATTGCGTGCGGGAACTGGCCCCCAAGGCGGAGTTCACCGTCAACATGATGTACCGCTTCAACGACATCAACTACTTTGATTTTGCCAAAGAGATCGACGTGGCCAGCTGGGACAACTACCCCACCTGGCACAAGCCCACCGAGACCGTCGAGGAGACTGCCCTGGACACGGCGATGATGCACGACCTGTACTATTCGCTGAAGGGCAAGCCTTTCCTGATGATGGAGTCCAGCCCCAGCTTTACCAACTGGCAGCCTGTCAGCAAGCAGAAGCGCCCCGGTATCGCCGAGCTGTCTGCCCTGCAGGCTGTGGCCCATGGGGCGGACAGCGTTTGCTACTTCCAGTGGCGTGCCAGCCGCGGTGCCGAGGAGAAGCTTCACGGTGCAGTGGTCGGCCATGACGGCCGCGAGGATGCCCGCCCCTTCCGCGAGACCGCCGAAGTCGGCGAGACTTTGGAGCAGTTGGCCTTTGTGGCGGACACCCGCCGCGTCAAGCAGGCGGCCATCGTGCATGACTGGGAGAACAAGTGGGCGCTGGAAGGCTCCTGCGGACCGCGCAACTGCGGCCTGGGCTACTGGAAAGAGTTGGCTTGCCACTACAACGCCCTGGCCCGTCGCGGCATCACCGTGGATTTCGTTAACCAGGAAAGCGACCTGACCGGTTACGGCCTGGTCATTGTGCCGATGCAGTACCTGCTGCGCAACAAATTTGCGCAGGCACTCTGCGATTACACGGCCCAGGGCGGCACCGTGGTGGTGACCTACTGGACCGGCGTGGTGGATGAGAGCGATCTGTGCTACCTGGGCGACACCCCCTACGGCCTGACCGATCTGTTGGGCCTGCGCCGGGAGGAGATCGACGCCCTGTACGATGGTGAGACCTGCCACTGTGCTGCCACTGACGATGGCGCGATGGAAGCGGACGGCAGCATCCTGTGCGAGGTGGCTGTCCTGAACGACACCGATCCCGCCACCCCGCTGATGCTGTATGCGGAGGATTACTACGCCGGCTGCCCCGCCGTTGCTGTGCATGCCTTTGGCAAGGGCCAGGCGTATTACCTGGCCAGCCGCTTCAATGCGGATTTTTACAATGACTTTTATGCGCAAGTATGCGAGAAAGCAGGCCTGCAGCCTGCCTGGCCGGAGCAGCTGCCCACCGGTGTGCTGGCCACTCGCCGCGGTGATTTCGTATTTATGCAGAACTGCAACGACCACAGCGTAGACATCGATGGCGTGGAGCTGGAGAAATACAGCACCCGTTTGGTCCAGCTGGAACCTGTGGACGAAGACGACGAGAGCTGA
- the trxA gene encoding thioredoxin: MVQEVHHNDLTAALAAPVAVLDFNATWCGPCKMLGPVLEEVSNEMADKAAFFGIDCDENPQLAAQFGVSSIPCLVVLKNGKMVTHQVGFQPKPALVAWLNGVL, from the coding sequence ATGGTACAGGAAGTTCATCATAACGATTTGACCGCTGCACTGGCCGCCCCCGTGGCTGTACTGGATTTTAACGCCACCTGGTGCGGCCCTTGCAAGATGCTGGGACCCGTGCTGGAAGAAGTAAGCAATGAGATGGCCGACAAGGCTGCCTTTTTCGGCATTGACTGCGACGAAAACCCGCAGCTGGCCGCGCAGTTTGGTGTGAGCAGCATCCCCTGTCTGGTGGTGCTGAAAAACGGCAAGATGGTTACCCATCAGGTAGGCTTCCAGCCGAAACCGGCGCTGGTTGCCTGGCTGAACGGCGTGCTTTGA
- a CDS encoding LacI family transcriptional regulator, which produces MATGQGRDGRPPIEEIAQALGVSKTTVSRALSGKGRVSEGTRAKVFAYVGRPGVDSSTPVRRQDPGATHNLSLVIPKHFMQLDLPFLRKCMGGVCTMAAQRGYDLLLCYVSDTDTVQLERQLASHKVDGVILSRTMNDDPSIDLLQQYGVPFVAIGRIENDDIPQADNDQLGAASEMTRVLFQMGARRIAYLGGSGTYTVNADRLRGYLRGLAEFGVPADQSLIRTGIESDEQRTDALEAVLEQHPDCLLCCDDRIAFDLMRELRNRHIRVPEQLRLASLYDSELLAGTTPAISAVQFDAERLGSTACRMLLDVMAGKDIPLRQVQGYQVILRESTK; this is translated from the coding sequence ATGGCTACGGGGCAGGGACGGGATGGACGTCCGCCGATCGAGGAAATCGCACAGGCACTTGGCGTATCAAAAACAACAGTATCACGTGCATTGTCAGGCAAAGGACGTGTGAGCGAGGGGACCCGCGCCAAGGTGTTTGCCTATGTGGGCCGCCCGGGGGTTGATAGCAGCACCCCAGTGCGCAGGCAGGATCCCGGTGCAACACACAATCTTTCGCTGGTGATCCCCAAGCACTTCATGCAGTTGGACCTGCCGTTTTTGCGCAAGTGTATGGGCGGTGTCTGCACCATGGCGGCGCAGCGCGGGTACGATCTGCTGCTCTGTTACGTCAGCGATACCGATACCGTCCAGCTGGAGCGCCAGCTGGCCAGCCATAAAGTGGACGGCGTCATCCTCTCCCGCACGATGAACGATGACCCCAGCATTGACCTGCTGCAGCAGTACGGTGTGCCCTTTGTTGCCATCGGCCGCATCGAAAATGACGATATACCGCAGGCTGATAACGACCAGCTGGGCGCCGCCAGCGAGATGACGCGGGTGCTGTTCCAGATGGGAGCGCGCCGCATCGCTTATTTGGGCGGCAGCGGCACCTACACCGTCAACGCCGACCGCCTGCGCGGCTATTTGCGCGGGCTGGCGGAATTTGGTGTTCCCGCCGACCAGTCGCTGATCCGCACCGGCATTGAATCCGACGAGCAGCGCACCGACGCGCTGGAGGCTGTGTTGGAGCAGCACCCGGATTGCCTGCTGTGCTGCGATGATCGCATTGCCTTTGATTTGATGCGCGAGCTGCGCAATCGCCATATCCGTGTGCCGGAACAGCTGCGGCTGGCCAGCCTGTACGACAGCGAGCTGCTGGCTGGTACGACCCCGGCCATCTCGGCCGTGCAGTTTGACGCTGAGCGGTTGGGTTCTACGGCCTGCCGTATGCTGCTGGACGTGATGGCGGGCAAGGATATCCCGCTGCGCCAGGTGCAGGGCTATCAGGTCATCCTGCGGGAATCGACAAAGTAA
- a CDS encoding extracellular solute-binding protein, with the protein MKKQLSLAMAGVMALSLAACGGSSASSAATSTAEAASSAAESTAESTAAEGDVLDQAAAAAFAQDVTLTMWGAEEDQDLLREISDKFIEKYGNYGGKITINLGTQSESTAKDTVLTDPTAAADVYAFADDQLNELVKAGALQEVQLNADDVKSRNTPASVDAATVDGKIYAYPLTADNGYFMFYDKSFFTEDDVKSLDTMMEKAADAGKKVSMDVANGWYLYSFYAGAGLNLSLADDGVNTVCNWNEAPGADVTQAVIDICKNPGFIALKDEEFTGKLKDGTLVAGVNGTWRANDAAEVWGDNYAACKLPTYTLNGEQVQMASFSGYKLIGVNPHSANVGAAMLLADFVTNEENEGLRFKERAQGPSNINALAAASSPALTAVVAQSEYANLQRVGGNFWASAETLGSICVNGNPDGKDTQTLVDDAVAGITAPVTQ; encoded by the coding sequence ATGAAAAAGCAATTGAGCCTTGCCATGGCCGGTGTCATGGCCCTGTCTCTGGCAGCCTGCGGTGGCAGCTCTGCCAGCAGCGCAGCAACCTCTACCGCTGAGGCTGCTTCCTCCGCTGCCGAGAGCACCGCAGAGAGCACTGCTGCTGAGGGCGACGTTCTCGACCAGGCTGCTGCCGCTGCCTTCGCTCAGGATGTTACCTTGACCATGTGGGGCGCTGAAGAGGATCAGGATCTGCTGCGTGAAATCAGCGATAAGTTCATCGAGAAGTACGGCAACTACGGCGGCAAGATCACCATCAATCTGGGAACTCAGTCCGAGTCCACGGCCAAGGATACCGTCCTGACCGACCCCACCGCCGCTGCTGATGTTTATGCTTTTGCCGATGACCAGCTGAACGAGTTGGTCAAGGCTGGCGCTCTGCAGGAAGTGCAGCTGAATGCGGACGATGTCAAGAGCCGCAACACTCCCGCGTCTGTCGATGCTGCCACGGTCGATGGCAAGATTTATGCTTACCCCCTGACCGCTGACAACGGCTACTTCATGTTCTACGACAAGAGCTTCTTCACCGAGGACGACGTCAAGAGCCTTGACACGATGATGGAGAAGGCAGCCGACGCAGGCAAGAAAGTCTCTATGGACGTTGCGAACGGCTGGTACCTGTACAGCTTCTATGCTGGCGCTGGCCTGAACCTGAGCCTGGCTGATGACGGCGTGAATACCGTCTGCAACTGGAATGAGGCACCGGGCGCTGACGTTACCCAGGCTGTCATTGATATCTGCAAGAACCCCGGCTTCATCGCCCTGAAGGACGAGGAGTTCACCGGTAAGCTGAAGGACGGCACTTTGGTTGCTGGCGTCAACGGCACCTGGCGTGCAAACGACGCTGCTGAAGTTTGGGGCGACAACTACGCCGCCTGCAAGCTGCCTACCTACACGCTGAACGGTGAGCAGGTCCAGATGGCCTCCTTCTCCGGCTACAAACTGATCGGTGTCAACCCCCACAGCGCTAACGTCGGTGCTGCTATGCTGCTGGCCGACTTCGTTACCAACGAAGAGAACGAGGGACTGCGCTTCAAGGAGCGCGCACAGGGCCCCTCCAACATCAACGCTCTGGCAGCCGCTTCTTCTCCGGCTCTGACCGCTGTTGTTGCCCAGTCCGAGTACGCTAACCTGCAGCGCGTTGGCGGCAACTTCTGGGCTTCCGCTGAGACCCTCGGTTCCATCTGCGTCAACGGCAACCCCGATGGCAAGGACACCCAGACTTTGGTCGATGACGCTGTTGCCGGTATCACCGCTCCTGTCACCCAGTAA